The genomic interval CTTGAGGAACTTGTGGCAGACCGCGCGCCAGACGGCCGTGGCGATCGCCTCCTTGGCCGCCGTAGCCAGGTGCAGGTCGGTCCCGTCGGAGAAGTACACCCGCACCTCGTTGCTGTCGGAATCGAACCCGATGTCGCTGCGGGAGACGTCGTTGGCGACGATGGCGTCGAGGTTCTTCCGGCGCATTTTCGCGAGGGCGTTCTCCTCGATGTCGTTCGTCTCCGCCGCGAAGCCGATCAGCACCCGGCTCCGCTTCGACTCGCCGAGGGAGGCGAGGATGTCGTCCGTGGGGACCAGGTCGATCCGCTCCGGCAATTCCTCCTTCTTGATCTTCCGGGAGGCCGCGGCGTCCGGGCGGAAGTCCGCAACCGCCGCCACCATGACCACGGCGTCGGCGTTCTCTGCCGCCTTCTCGACGGCGTTCTTCATCTCCCGCGCGGAACGGACCCGCTCGACCTTCATGTATGGAGGGTCCGGGAGGCGGGTCGGCCCGCTCACGAGGGTCACCTCCGCGCCGAACCGCCGCGCGACCGCCGCCATGGCGTACCCCATCTTGCCGCTGGCGCGGTTCGAAAGGAACCGGACGGGATCGATGTCCTCGACCGTCGGACCGGCCGCGACGACCACCTTCTTCCCCTTGAGGATCTTGTCCGCCAGGAGGATCCGCGCCATCTCCAGGATCTTCCCCGTGTCCGCCAGCCGGCCGGGGCCCACGGTGCCGCACGCCAGGTCGCCCTCGTCCGGATCGATGAGCGTAACGCCACGATCGAGGAGGACCTCGACGTTCTCCCGGACCGCCGGGGAGGCGTACATCTCGCTGTTCATCGCGGGGGCGAGCAGGATCGGGGCCGTGGTGGCCATCGCGACCGTGGAGAGGAGGTCGTCGGCGATGCCGTTGCGGATCTTCCCGATGATGTTGGCGGTGGCGGGCGCGATCAGCAGGAGCTGCGCCCTTTGGGCGAGGGAGATGTGCCCGATCTCGGACTCGCTGATGAGGTTGAACATGTCGGTGTGGACCGGGTTCTTCGAAAGCGTCTGCAGCGTGAGCGGCGTGATGAACTGGCTCCCCGCCGCGGTCAGGACGACGACGACGTTCGCGCCCTCCTTCCGGAGCTCCCGGACGATCTCGCACGCCTTGTACGCCGCGATCCCCCCGGTCACCCCGAGAACGACCTGCCTGCCCGCCAGCGTGGTCATGGCCTCACGCCTCCCCGGTAAGGAATGGATTGCTCCGCTTCTCCTGCTCCACCGTCGTGGCGGGGCCGTGCCCCGGAAGGAGGATCGTATCGTCCGGCAGGACGAGGATCTTCTCCCGGATGGCGCGCATCAGCTCCGCGTAGGACCCTCCCGGGAGATCGGTCCGCCCCACGGAGCCGGCGAAGATCAGGTCCCCCACGAACGCCATCCCCCCCGCCACGAAGGAGACGTGCCCGGGGGAATGGCCGGGAGTGTGCAGCACGCGGAACTCCTGGTCCGCGAGCCGGACGACGTCCCCCTCGTTCACCAGCACGTCGGGCGGGGGAGGCTCGGGAACGCCGAGCCCGAACATCGCCCCCTGCCGCGGCGCCGCCAGCATCCGGCCGACCTCGTCGGGGTGGATGTAAACCGCCGCGCCCGTCCGCTCCTTCAGGAACCGGATCCCGCCCACGTGGTCGAAATGGCCGTGGGTGATCAGGATCTTCTCCAGGGTCAGCCCCTCCTCCGTCAGCAGCCGGAGGATCTCCTCCCCGTCGTCCCCCGGATCGATCACGACCGCGCGCCCGCTCGCGGGGTGCCCCACGATGTAGGCGTTCTCCGCGAGCGCCCCGACCTCGAGCACCAGGACGCGGAGCGGCGGCTCCTCGCTCATATCTGGCCGCTCCAGGCGCGGAACAGCTCTGCATAATGGTCCGCCATCTGCAGGGCGGCCCCCCGGTCTCCGGCCTCCACCACCAGGTGGAAGTACGCCTCGTCCTGGCTCGGGTAGGCCAGCGCCCAGTCCTCTCCCTCGAACACCTTCACCCCGTCGATGAACTGGCTGGGCTTCCCCTTGGCGTGCAGCGCCAGCATGCGCATCAGGGCGCCCTTGTGCTCCCACGCGCACGGCACGTTCCGGTGGATCAGCGTGGTGGGGGGGATCTCCCGGAGGACATCGTGGATCCTTTGCCCCCCCTCCCCGAGAAGCTCCATGATCTTCACGATGGCGTACATGCCGTCGAAGGCGGGCTGAAACCGGGGGAATATGAACCCGCCCGAGCCGTCCCCGGCAAAGACCATCCCTTCGCCGGCCGCCGTCTCCATCACCGAGCGCGGCAGTGTCCGAGTCCGGATGACGTCCATCCCGAACCGGGCGGCGATCTTCTCGATGTTTCGAGAAGCCGTGACGGGGACGCCCACCCGTCCCTGCCTCGCCTGCCGGCATGCGAGGAGGCAGACCACCTGGAGCGCCGTCTCGTCGGAGAGCAGGTCCCCCTTCTCGTCCACGAGGAAGATCTTCTCCCCGCCGGTGTCGAGCATCACGCCGAGGTCGGCGTTCAGGGAGCGGGCGATCGCCGCGAGGTGATGGATCCCCTTGTCGAACTCCTCCCGGGTCCGCGTGATGCGCGACGCGTCGAGGATGGCGTTCAGCGCCACGGTCTCGATGCCCAGCCGTCCGAGGATCCGGGGGAAGATGACCGAGGAGGAGCCGTAGGAGTAGTCCAGGACGATGTTGTAGTGGCGGGCGGCGATCGCCGACGTGTCCACGCTCTTCAGGAAGCCGTCGACGTAGCTGTCGAATCCGCCGACCGGGAAGGTGATCACTCCCGTCTCCTCGATCTCGGCGCGGACGAAATCCTCCCGGAAGAACAGGCTCTCGATCCCCTTCTCCGCCCCCATGGACAGGTCGAGCCCGGAGTCGTCGAAGAACTTGAGGTCCACGAAGGAAGGGTTGTACGGGCTTTTCCGGGTGTGGACGCCTCCCCGCTCGTCCCGGTGGGACCGGGAGAGGTAACGCACCACCGGCAGCGGGGTCACGCCGTAATCGTGGACGTCGACGCCGACGGAGAGCATGCCCGTCATGATGGCGCGGTTGATCATCCGGGAGACCTTGTGGCTGTCGCGGCTGGTGGAAAGGACCACCTTCCGGCCGAACGTCGCCGCGTAGGAGGCGCCGAGCTTCGCCGCGAACTCCGGCGAGATCTCGATGTTGGCGAGGCCGACGATGCCGTAGGCGCCGAAGAGGGAGCGCGCCCATTTCTCCCCCCAGATGAGGGAGGAGGACAGGACCGCGCCGTCCTCCACGACCTTGTGGGGCCACACCTTGACGTTGGCCTTGACGACCGCGTCCGTCCCGATGCTGCAATGGTCGCTGATCACCGCGCGCTCCGCGAGGAATGCGCCGTTGCGGACCCGGGCGTCGGAGCCGACGATGTTCTCGTGGATCCGCGCCCCCTTGCCCACGGCGACCCGCGGCCAGAGCACGGAGGACTGAATCACCGAACCGTCCTCGACTACGCAGCCGTCCCCTGCGACGACGTTCTTCAGGGTGACGCCGGCGCCGACCGTGCAGTCCCTGCCCAGCAGAACGTTCTCCAGCTCGGCCGTGTAATCGACCCGGGAGTTCTCCCCGATCCAGACGGGCCTGTCGCCCGCCCGGGTTCCGTCGAAGTCGATCCGGACCTTCCCCGCGAGGATGTCGAGGTGGACGTTCAGGTACTCGTCGAGGTTCCCCACGTCCTTCCAGTACCCTTCCGCGACGTACCCGAACAGGCGGTCCCCCCGCTGGAGCATCGTCGGGAAAAGGTTCTTGCTGAAATCGAAGTTCTTCTTGGGAGGGATGAGGGAAAGCACCTCGGGCTCGATGATGTAGATCCCCGTGTTGATGGTGTCGGAGAACACCTCCCCCCAGCCGGGCTTCTCGAGGAACCGGACGATGCGCCCGTCATCTTCCGTGATGACGATCCCGTACTGGAGCGGGTTGGGGACGCGCGTGAGGACGATGGTGACGGCCGCCTGCCGCTCCTTGTGGAACGCGACGGCGCGGGTGAGGTCGAAGTCGGTGATGATATCCGCGCTGATCACCAGGAAGGTTTCCGTCAGGCGGGACTCGGACCCCTTGACCGCCCCGGCGGTGCCGTAATCCGCCTCGGCGGTGACGTGGTTCATCGCGACGCCCCAGGGGGAGCCGTCGCCGAAGCAGGAGCTGATCTTTTCGGGGAAGAAGTACAGGAGCACCTCGAGGTCGCGGATCCCCTGCTTCGCGAGGAGGCGGACGACGTGCTCCATCATCGGGCGGTTCGCCACGAACGCCATCGGTTTCGGAAGCTTCTCGGTGAGCGGCCGAAGCCTCGTGCCGAAGCCTCCCGCCATCACGACCGCCTTCATGCGCCGTCCTCCCCGGGAGATGTCTGCGACGACTTACAGGAAACGGATGAGACGCGTCACGCCGAGATAGCCGAAAGACAGGGCGAAGAACGCGATGAACGCGGCGCAGGCGCAGACGACGGCGCGGTACGCCCGGTCGGTGAACCATCCCCTGCCGGCCGAGACCGCCGTCCCGACGAAGAGATACCATGCCGCGTCCGCGAGGATGTGCCCCGCGAAAAATGCGAGGACCCCCTCCGGGCCCCGGCCGCGTGAGAGCAGCAGGTAGCCCAGCCCGATCGTCGCCCACCAGAGGGACCAGTACGGGTTCGACACGGAGGTGACGATCCCGTCGAGGAAGGGGCGCAGACTCCCGGCAGGCGCCGCATCTCCCGCACCCGCGTTCCCCGCGTCGAGCCGCAGCGTCGCGGCTTCCCGCGCCATCCCCAGCGCCATCCGGAGGAGCATGCCGCACCCCGCCAGGGCGATCGCGATCGTCGCCGCTTCCCCGCGGATCCATTCCGTCAGGCCGAGCAGCAGGAACAGGACCAGCGCCCCTTCGAGCGCGGCATGGCCCAGGACCAGCAGCGGCGCGGCGGAGAAGCTCCCGCGCGACGCGTGCCGGACAGTGACGGCCAGCAGGGGGCCGGGCATCAGCGCCCCCGACAAGGCGATGATGAAGGAAGAGACGAAAATCGCTGCGGGATTGCCGAAATCCATATTAAGTTTTATAACACAAATTACCCGCGCCGAAATCGGCGCGAGGCGGGAGGACTCATGGCGTTTCGCAATCCGCTCCCCACCGCCGACATGATCATCGAGGTGGGGGACCGCATCGTCCTCGTCCGCAGGAAGAACCCTCCCGAGGGATGGGCCATCCCGGGAGGGTTCATCGAGGAAGGGGAAGCGGCGGAGTCCGCTGCCGTCCGGGAGGCCCTGGAGGAAACGGGGCTCTCCGTGGAGCTCGTCGCGCTGCTCGGCGTCTACTCCGATCCTTCGCGGGACCCGCGGTTCCACACGATCTCGACGGTCTACATCGGCAGGGCGGAAGGAAGCCCCGCCGGCGCCGACGACGCCGCGGAGGCGCGCCTGTTCGGCGAGGGGGACCTGCCCTCTCCCATCGCCTTCGACCACGCGAAGATTCTCCGCGATTACTACATTTTCAAAAAAACCGGGAAGCGACCGATGTGAACTGGCGGAGGACACACTTCCCCTTCATCCCGCGTTTGAAGCGAAGTATGTCCCCCTCTGTCGCCCGTGCCTTACGACAGCGCCTTGACGGCCTCCTCGATCCGGTCGATCCCCTTCTCGATGTTCTTCATCGACGTGGCGTAGGAGAGCCGCTGGCAGGCGTCGTCGCCGAACGCGACGCCGGGAACCGACGCCACCTTGTGGTCCGCCAGCAGGTAATCCGCAAAGTCGGCCGAGCCGTTGATCGTCTTGCCCGACGGCGTTTTCTTCC from Thermodesulfobacteriota bacterium carries:
- the coaBC gene encoding bifunctional phosphopantothenoylcysteine decarboxylase/phosphopantothenate--cysteine ligase CoaBC; amino-acid sequence: MTTLAGRQVVLGVTGGIAAYKACEIVRELRKEGANVVVVLTAAGSQFITPLTLQTLSKNPVHTDMFNLISESEIGHISLAQRAQLLLIAPATANIIGKIRNGIADDLLSTVAMATTAPILLAPAMNSEMYASPAVRENVEVLLDRGVTLIDPDEGDLACGTVGPGRLADTGKILEMARILLADKILKGKKVVVAAGPTVEDIDPVRFLSNRASGKMGYAMAAVARRFGAEVTLVSGPTRLPDPPYMKVERVRSAREMKNAVEKAAENADAVVMVAAVADFRPDAAASRKIKKEELPERIDLVPTDDILASLGESKRSRVLIGFAAETNDIEENALAKMRRKNLDAIVANDVSRSDIGFDSDSNEVRVYFSDGTDLHLATAAKEAIATAVWRAVCHKFLKG
- a CDS encoding sugar phosphate nucleotidyltransferase; its protein translation is MKAVVMAGGFGTRLRPLTEKLPKPMAFVANRPMMEHVVRLLAKQGIRDLEVLLYFFPEKISSCFGDGSPWGVAMNHVTAEADYGTAGAVKGSESRLTETFLVISADIITDFDLTRAVAFHKERQAAVTIVLTRVPNPLQYGIVITEDDGRIVRFLEKPGWGEVFSDTINTGIYIIEPEVLSLIPPKKNFDFSKNLFPTMLQRGDRLFGYVAEGYWKDVGNLDEYLNVHLDILAGKVRIDFDGTRAGDRPVWIGENSRVDYTAELENVLLGRDCTVGAGVTLKNVVAGDGCVVEDGSVIQSSVLWPRVAVGKGARIHENIVGSDARVRNGAFLAERAVISDHCSIGTDAVVKANVKVWPHKVVEDGAVLSSSLIWGEKWARSLFGAYGIVGLANIEISPEFAAKLGASYAATFGRKVVLSTSRDSHKVSRMINRAIMTGMLSVGVDVHDYGVTPLPVVRYLSRSHRDERGGVHTRKSPYNPSFVDLKFFDDSGLDLSMGAEKGIESLFFREDFVRAEIEETGVITFPVGGFDSYVDGFLKSVDTSAIAARHYNIVLDYSYGSSSVIFPRILGRLGIETVALNAILDASRITRTREEFDKGIHHLAAIARSLNADLGVMLDTGGEKIFLVDEKGDLLSDETALQVVCLLACRQARQGRVGVPVTASRNIEKIAARFGMDVIRTRTLPRSVMETAAGEGMVFAGDGSGGFIFPRFQPAFDGMYAIVKIMELLGEGGQRIHDVLREIPPTTLIHRNVPCAWEHKGALMRMLALHAKGKPSQFIDGVKVFEGEDWALAYPSQDEAYFHLVVEAGDRGAALQMADHYAELFRAWSGQI
- a CDS encoding LysE family transporter, with protein sequence MDFGNPAAIFVSSFIIALSGALMPGPLLAVTVRHASRGSFSAAPLLVLGHAALEGALVLFLLLGLTEWIRGEAATIAIALAGCGMLLRMALGMAREAATLRLDAGNAGAGDAAPAGSLRPFLDGIVTSVSNPYWSLWWATIGLGYLLLSRGRGPEGVLAFFAGHILADAAWYLFVGTAVSAGRGWFTDRAYRAVVCACAAFIAFFALSFGYLGVTRLIRFL
- a CDS encoding NUDIX hydrolase, translating into MAFRNPLPTADMIIEVGDRIVLVRRKNPPEGWAIPGGFIEEGEAAESAAVREALEETGLSVELVALLGVYSDPSRDPRFHTISTVYIGRAEGSPAGADDAAEARLFGEGDLPSPIAFDHAKILRDYYIFKKTGKRPM
- a CDS encoding MBL fold metallo-hydrolase, which produces MSEEPPLRVLVLEVGALAENAYIVGHPASGRAVVIDPGDDGEEILRLLTEEGLTLEKILITHGHFDHVGGIRFLKERTGAAVYIHPDEVGRMLAAPRQGAMFGLGVPEPPPPDVLVNEGDVVRLADQEFRVLHTPGHSPGHVSFVAGGMAFVGDLIFAGSVGRTDLPGGSYAELMRAIREKILVLPDDTILLPGHGPATTVEQEKRSNPFLTGEA